The sequence ctttgtaatCATGGTTGTGTActctgtttgtgagtctgtttctgttttgttaaaaagTCCATTTGGctcattgttttttagattccacatataggtgatatcgtatgatatttgtcttactcagtctgacttacttcactcagtatggcaatccctaggtgcatccatgttgcagcaaatgtcattatttcattaattatttatgactcagtaatagtccattgtacatatgcaccacatcttctttatctattcatttgtcaacagatatttaggttgcttccctgtcttggctattgtaaatagtgctgcaatgaacattggggtgcatgtatcttttcaaattatggttttctctggatatatgcccaggagtgggattgctggatcatatggtagttctatttttagtttttcaaggaacggCCATACTGTTCTtaatagtggctgcaccaattgacattcccattaacagtttaggagggttcccctttctccataaCCTCTCCAGTATtgattgtttgtagattttttgatgatggccatattgattagtgtgaggtgatatctcattgtagttttgatttgcatttctctaataattagagatgttgagcatcgtttcacaTGCAttttggccatcagtatgtcttctttggagaaatgtctatttagatcttctgcacatttttgattgggtttttttgttattgagctgcatatttctgtattttggaaTTTAATCTTGTGTTGGTTgctttctttgcaaatatttccccccattctgagggttgtctttccattttgtttatggtttccttttctgtgcaaagggttgtaagtttaattaggtcccatttgtttatttttattttttaaattttcattactttaggaggtggatcaaaaaagagcTTGCTGCAAtggatgtcagagagtgttctgcctgttttcctctaagagtttaataGTATTTGGTCTTACATccaggtctttaatctatttttgaagtttcttttgtgtatggtgttagagaatgttgaaatttcattcttttacatgtagctgtccagttttcccagcaccacttattgaagaggctgtcttttctccattgcatattcttgcctcctttatcataggttaattgaccagaggtgtgtggatttatctctggactttctatcatgttctattgatctatgtgtctttttttgtgccagtgccatactgttttgatgactgtaactttgtagtatagtctcaaTTCAGGGATCCTTATtgctccagctccatttttctgcCCAATCAAAAGTTGGGTAGAagatataaatacacatttttccaaagaagacatacagatggctaacaggcacatgaaaagattctcaacatggCTAAgtactagagaaatgaaaatcaaagcaacactgaaatatcacttcacacctgtcagaatggctatcatcaaaaagtctacaaataacaattgTTTGCACAGATGTGGTTAAAAggaacccttgcacactgttggaaggaatgtaagttggtgataccgctatggaaaacagtatggaggttccaccaaaaactaaaaatagaactactatatcaTCTAGCAtatccactcctgggtatatattctgAAAAATCAAAAACATTAATTCTTTTGGACCTGAATGTTCTTAGCAaaactatttacagtagccagggtgtggaagcaactcaaatgcccatctgcagatgaatggataaaaaaaattacatattttataatattcatcCATAAGAGTGAAATTCTGTCTTTCATATCAACTTAAATGGACttagaaaatattatgcttagtgaaatgtcagacagagaaagaagcatACTACATTATCACTTAAAAGAgcaatctaaaaaaaatcatacaaatgaatgtatatgtgaaaaagaaacagattcacagatatagaaaagtggtttcttgtaaatcaactagtggtttcttgtaaatcaactatacttcaatgaaaatatttcaaaaaacattaaattttgcATTAtggcaacatggttggaccttgattttattacactaagtgaagtaaatcagagggagaaagacaaatagtatgAAATTTTACTCATATGTAGAAtacaacaaataagcaaacacaaCAAATGAACAAGCCAAACCAATAAAAAGTGAACATGTAAGTACAGAAAACAGAtttggttaccagagggaagggGCCAGAGGAGAGGGTGAAATTGGTAATGGGGATCACATGTACGGTAATGTATGGAAACTAAATatttggtggtgagcatgctcTACAGTATACAGATGTAGAAACAGAAGGTAGGAGACATGAAACTTACATATGTTATAATCCAATGTGTCtcaatcaaaataaatgaaaaaaaaatccccaaacacatATACTTTTGGTCTCACTCTGGTTTCTaagttcattcatctgttgaaagtggaagtgaaaataaaactttactgagTTGAAATTATATTTCTGTTAGTCTGATCACAGAGATGGTCCCAATTCTGAACCTTTGTCTGTAGCCACATTTTTTGCAATGTGACAGTGAAGCACCTTCCATGAGGAGGTGGAGTCTCTTTTTCCACCTTTGTATCTGGGCTGGATTCGGGTTTTTGTTAATTTGCATTGTTCCATAGAACATGGTGAAAATAATGATGTGTCTTAGGAGGACTTGGTGTACTCTGCCTCAGAAATGTGAACATGTTCAGGTGGGCCACCTGGAGGACCAGAGGACATCAGGAGCACAGCCTGACTGCCCCAGGCAAGGCCATGATACATCGGCCCCCAGCTAGCTGAGCCCCCAGGATATTCAAATGCTCAGCCAAGACCAACAGAGCCTCCTCAGATGACTTAAAAGTGAATAAAGACACATGAGATTTCTAACAGAGATCAGAATAATTCCCTACCATACAATTCCATTTTAACATGCCAATGTCAAATGATTTGCTTTCAGAACagcttgttatacagcaataccTTACTGATACAAcaatcaaactgaaaaaaatgtgaaggTAATTGCAAAAATCTGCTGTTTCCTATTTTTGGCACTTGCTTCCATATTTAAGACAACATTCAAGTTCATTCTGTTATTCAAGTTTATCTCACAAAGTGGTATTAAAATGTGATTCCATTGAGGTTCCCTTCTGGGTAACCAGGAAAGTTTGGAAGAAAATGACTGTAGAGAGAAATTGGTAACCCTGAAACACACACTGGGCAGGAATTGAATCTCTCATGTCAGTCACCATTTGATCATAATGACTGAATagattcataataataaaaattaggacATATAATATAAAAGACATATAAATATTAGGAGCTATAAAGACATAATGGGGTGACATCTCTAATGTACATTCAGTAGCCCTTTTATTATTATGACTAACATTAGAGAGGAGGGAGATATTTCAGCTCTAATAATGGAAGAATTCATGAGTAGGCAGCACTGGAAGTTTtcaaggagaaacagaaagacaatctAATAAAATCACTTAAAACAAGCCATGAATTCCTTCATTCCAAAATATAAACCTCCTTCCACATGAACATCGATCTTCCATAATTGAAGAAGCAGATGTAtggcatgaaaaagaaatactttgcacagtaattcaaaatatatttacaatttttgctTCATCTTGTTTAACTCCATCTATGACTCTAAGGCATATTATGTCAAATTACCTATTCAAATTTCTGTTACCTTGCAGACTCCAAATGGAGACACATATTTGATAATCTATGTTTGCCAATGATTATGGTAGGTATTGTGGACACAGATTTGAATAAGGGAATAGGATTCTAATGAGGAAAATTACATTCAATGACATATTACAAAACACACTCTATATTATGGTCCAGAATATAAAGCAGAGCAGTTAAGGTAGTGATGTACAGAGAAATGATTCACACAAAAGTTAAATCTGTGATCTGAGATTTTCCCTGCTACAAACATATTCATAGCTATGGGTGACTAGATTAGTATTTTTTCCAAAGCAGCAGTAAAACTCATGATTATTCTTTTAGCAAAACAAAAGTACttcatactatatattttatttgaggaTAAATTATTCTTAAAGAATCCATCTagtcatatgaaaaaaaatgctgattCTCAAGATTTTCAGACCCAAAGTTGAGAACAAATTTGAGAGAGCggaaaaactataaaattgaaaaactgtTGAATTTGAGAGAGATCACAAGGCTTCATCAAGTGAGTAACTTAAATTGTATGGAGAGATTGAagtcaaggaaatgaaaagttgAGGTAATAAACAGAGGAACAAGTTCTACTTACACAAAAGAATCTGGTCAAATGTTTGTAATTTCTGGCTTTGTGGCTTTGAACTCTTCAATCATGTGCCCTTCCTCAGCCCAGGACAACTGGCCCTTTTATAGCTGCCATTCTAAAGAACACATTCAGAGCCCTCTTTAAGTCTTTGtttctcagactgtagatgaaggggttcaacaTTGGGGTGACCACGGTGTACATCACCGAGGCAACTGCACTTGATTGTGAACTATGGCTTGCTTCAGAGCTGAGGTACACTCCTAGGCTCgtacaataaaataaggataCAACTGAGAGGTGAGACACACAGGTGGAAAATGCCTTATACTTCCCCTGAGCAGATGAGATTCCATGTATGGAGCAAACTATCTTAAAGTAAGAGTAAAAGATACCAGTGAGGGGACCGCCACCCAGGAGTCCAGCTGCAACATTCATCACCATGTTATTAAGAAAGTTATCAGAACAGGCAAGTTGAACTATCTGATTGAGTTCACAGAAATAGTGAGAAATTTTCACCTCTCTACAGAAGGACAGTCTCAACACCATTAAGCTTTGTAACAGGGAATGCAGGACACTGATGATCCAGGTAACCAGAACCAGAATCCCACAGAGTTTGGGGTTCATGATGActgtgtagtgcagggggtggcagatggctacaaagcggtcataggccatcacagccagGAGAAAGTTGTCCAAGCCTGCAAGCATTATGAAAAAATACATCTGGATGATGCAGCCTTCATAGGTTATGACTTTGTCCCATGTTTGGATGTTCCACAacatctttgggatggtggtagatgtgaaacagatgtctacaaaggacaggttggagaggaagaagtacatgggggtgtggaggtgggagtctaagctgacagccaggatgatgagcaggttcccgaacacagtgatcaggtacatgCAGAGGAAAAGCCCATATAATAGGGGCTGCAGTTCTGGTTCCTTTGATAATCCCAGAAGAATAAATTCTGAAATTCGTGTATCATTCCCTTGTTCCATGTGGTGGAGGTGACTTCCAAGAAATGAGCATTATTCATATTGTTGAAATGCTATCACTTACATTTtgctgataaaaattaatttcaatattttattcatgGATTTTGCAATGAGTACAGggttctgaaaaacaaaatttccaaaAACCCAGTCATGGAGAAAGaatataagcaaattaaaaatatatagcatgTCAGATGGTGACAAGTACTATGCAGAAAATGAAAGCAGGTGTAAGGGAAAGAGTAGAGGGGGctgttattttttatggctgttcAGGCAGGACATGAaaataaggtgacatttgaacagagacctcGAGAAAGGGAGAGCAAGAGCCATAAACCTAGTAGAAGTGTGGGCCTGGCAGGGAGAACAGCCAGTAAACAGGCCCTGGGGAAGGTGCTTGTTTAAGATATTCACTGTGTGGAGGGTAGTGGGCAAGAGGGAGAGTGAGGAGAGATGGTGTCAGAGGATATAGCGGAACAAggaagcctccctgctgctgctgaAACTTCAAGTCACAAAGAGTCCTTCATATACATTTTGTTCCTGTAGCACTTTATGTAATTGTTGCACAGGTGGCCTGTatgtttaaatgaattttttctttagtaCCTTCTGCTGATTGAGTTCTGTGTGCAAGAATGACCttggatgcagatgcagagaatggactggaggacacacggttggggggggcagggggtgaaggggaagctgggacgaagtgagagagcaacatagacatatttacactaccaactgtaaaatagatagctagtgggaagttgctgtataacaaagggagatcaactcgatgatgggtgatgccttagagggccaagacagggagggtgggagggagtcgcgggagggaggggatacagggatatatgtataaatacagctgattcacaagTAACTTATATGAAGATATgaaaagtactattttttttacatCATCTACATGGGTCACTATTATTAAATTGCCAAAGACTTGGTAATAGAAGAATATTACAGAggacttttaaaatgtaaggagAAAGCAGGACCTAAGTTATAATTTCATCTTACATGAAGGCTTGTGGATTTCAATGTGCTTAAGAAAGACATAGGTGATCTTTAgtcaaatggtaaaaaaaaatgtgttccaaATGCTGGCTGAAAGTGATGAAACTTTTAGAAATGTATGTAATCACAATGGCCGAACAGAACAATGAATAATAGAGATGTAAAaactatagaaaatataaagggcGATTCTTTAGCACTAAGGATGCATAACTTTCACTATCACTTTTGTTTAAAGCAATAATTTGCAAGTGAAGAATATTAGAATGAAACCTGAATtgtatcacaaaaaaaaaaataaaatagaaaagcaatggATTGAACAGAATATGATTGATAGATGTGACCATGCAAAATTTGCATACACTCACAATTTCCCTcaaatgtatttatacatacacacaacaaCTAAGTGGCAAATAACCAGTTTGTGAAAATATCTCCAACTCTTTGAAAGAATGCtataaaaatcaggaataaaagtTCTCAGATCCTACTATACAAAAGCAAAGGACTCACACAGATAATGTGAGATAGAGAAAGTAAATTACTAACAAATCCACCTAGATATTCAGCCTCCAGGTAAAGAAATAATTGCAAAGTAAGCTCATTAGCATCCCCCTTTCCATatcttaaatttttgaaaatttacttcACAGAAAATATTGTGAAATATGTCTTATATTCTGTGAAGTATATATACTACTTTTGCAAAAATGTATTTGCAAGAATTCTTTGATGTGGATTTTTCTCATCAGTATGGAAACATGGTCAAATATGACCCATCCTACAAGATAGAAACAAATCCCCTCACTTCATTTTATATCCCTCTCTAGCTAATACCCAATTTCTCTACTACAGTTAATTAATAAGATACATGGACGTATATTCCTCTTTTACTGGAAGAACTTTATGTCTCTCATCCCTCTTCTAACTGGACTTCCATTCCTATCACTTAATTGGCATCACTGAACATGGCCTTACTGAGTTCAATGTTCACTTctccttttaaaatcataaaaagtaCATTGATATTTAGTCAAGCAGTCAAGAAACCACAGTGATCTTTGGGCTCTGGGATAGGCTAAATAGGTTCTCAGATAACCTCTGGTAAACATTCTTGGATTTCATTCTCCATGACCTTTTCTTGCACTGTCTTTTGGGCTCTTGTACTCACCTGCATGGGAGATCTGAGAGGAAGGTATCCCTGTGAAAGTCTGAATACTTTCATGGATGGTTGATGATGGAGACTGGAGCTCTGTTTGCAGACAGGACAGTGGGAAGGGGTCAAACATTTGGTCCTTTAGTCAGATTTAGGACTCCAAAAGCAACAACAGTGTCTCATCCATGTCAGGTTATACAAGCTCAGGAAATGTAGCAGAGGAGATATTTATAGCTCTCTCTGTCTGCTCATTAGGTATACTTCCCTCTTGTTGCTACTGCCTATAACTACATGATTTCCCTGTGGGACTTGGTCTTGACACAAaggatttttctcttgctgattctTTGTTCTCAGATCAGGTTATAAGCCAGGAGAATTCAGTTTTTATTAACCCTTCTCCATTAACTCTCTTGCCTTCCAAAGACCTAAACTCCAGGTACCTCATCCCAATGCTGAATTTGTTTTCTCCAGTGTGTGAGCCTGAGGCAACTGTCTTGAAGAGGTTCCTTGGGTCTTCAAAACATTGACATAGCCCATGATACCCTTAGAAAGTTATTATTCCCCTGTATGTAAGAGGGACAGCTTTGTGCCTTTAACGTAAAACATTGGGCAGTGCACTTCTTGGATTCCTGGCACTTTTGGCAAAACCCTTAGGAATTTCAAATTATATCTGAAGTTAAGAGCTGTCAATTAGTCCCTAATTAAAAGTTTGTAAGTTATGAGTTATTTTCAGATATTTCCAAGCACCATAACCTACCTTAGCAAATTATAGGGATTATCTGATTTAATTTGCTCCTTCTGTGAGGTAGTACTATTATAACTCCATCCTACATTTCAGGTATGAGGATCAGAGGTACTTAATGTTCTTCTACAAATTACAAACCAATTTTGGGATGGAGTCTTGAATAGAATTCTATCTGGATGCTTGCATTTCTCAAACTCTGTCGTGGTTCTCAACCAGAGATGATTTTGGTCCTggagatatttggcaatgtcagAAATGTTGCTGCTAAATATCCACAATACACAGGATAGCACTCCACGCAAATAATTATCCTGCCTGAAATGTTGAAAACCCATTTTACACCAGTGTTTCTCCCACTTCATTGTGCATACAAGTCACCAGCAATTCTAATTCAAGTACAAATTCTGGTTGAGCAGGTCTCCAGTGGGCCCAAGGACTCTGTATTTCTAACAGCTCCTGGGAGGTGTGATGCTCCAGGTCTTGGTCTGTGGGTCCCACTGAGTAACAAGGTTCTGGTTCTGTGTTAAAGTCATATATAGGTAAGTTTAGATCTTCTATACCAAAAATCATTTTCTGTGTGTGCAATTTTGTAAGTAAAAATACTTCACTCACTGCAGAGGCTGTAATAAATTCTGTGTTCAGTTCTTCATATCTGGGCTCTTAAATGACATCAAATAATATACATCCCCAAAAGACTTTGAATAGATAGAATAAGGGTCTCAAAAAGATGTCTACATCCTAATCCTAAGAACTTTTGAACATGTTAGCTTACATAAAGGGGAATAAAGCTAGCAGATAAAGTAAATTTGCTAATCACTTACTTTAAGATGAGAATGTTAGCTTGGTATAAGAAATGGCAATAGTCCTCTACACGTGGAGAAGTGAGGAAGAACTGgagtcagagagagatttgaagatgctacattgttggttttgaagatggaaggaccATGAGACAAGGAATGCAGGTGCCCACCAGAAAGTGATCTAGGAAGGCAAGGCATTTTTTTCCTGGAGTGTCCAGATGGATCCCAGCTTTTACAGACATCTTGTATTCAGCCCCTGAGATAAATCTCAACTTCTGAGCCttagaactttaattttttaagtcacaatgaagtaatttgttacagcagcagaaAGAAtgcaatatatacatttatccaaTAAAATATGGATCATGGGTACTAAGTTTAAGCTTCTCAATTCAGTCATTTGATTTCCCCTGAAtaaagataatgtattttgtgtttAAACCCCACATtaatagaagaagaaaattagagtCAATTTGGAGATGTTTGCCCCATTATCTAATGCATTGAATTCCCCATTCCATAAATATAAATGTAGTTCTGACTTTAAGGCATTCAGATAGAAATATCAGTTTACATCCAAAGTAATATCACACATTCTACTTTATGTCTTTTTGTCTAAATTTCTACACTTCCCGAATTTCATCTTAATTTAAACATtcattactttcatttctttaccCTCCAACTTTCTGTTGAGGTTTCTTTCAACATAATAGATGGAattatatgtgagtgtgtgtgaatatacatgtatgtgtatgagtgtgtttatttgagagaaaaatacacacaaataacACAGAGACATATTCCTTGCCCTTGAATGTGTTCCTTGGACTACAAAAGTATTTTTACAGATGTCACTTGCTCTCCCAGCATCCCTCAGAAGTTATGTTTATTATTCCATACTACCTCCAGGAGTTAGGAGACAGAGGCCAGGGGgttaaatttataataattatataacacAACAGTAAAACATTGTATAAAACTTATTAAATACCTTCTCAAGTTGTATATATAGAAAGAGGCAGTATATAGCCTTAAttataaatgacttttaaatttcttcagtTTGTACACATTAAATGAGTATCGTATTTGGCATGTagttatactttaataaatttattacaattaaaaattcTAGTGTGCATATCAAGgtaggatctagagcacaggtaGCTGAGTCACATCTCACAGAGGTGGAAGATATTTCTCTgattggaaaaaatgaaagttcTATATGTAGATATTAAAGTAGTGAAATTCAATTAAGGCAATTCacatttaataaacttattttcccTGCAAACTAGCAGCGTAGCCTACACATATCAAAGGAGTAACATGACATAAATTGACTCAAGATGGAAGAACAGTACATTCTCACACAACCTTATGGATGAGCTTTAAAAACAcagtggagggcttcctaggtggcgcagtggttaagaatctgcctgccaatgcaggggacatgggttcgatccctgctccaggaagatcccacatgccgcagagcaactaagcccatgtgccacaactattgagcctgtgctttagagcttgtgagccacaactattgagcctatgtactgcaactactgaagcccatgcacctagagcctgtgctctgcaacaagagaagccacggcaatgaggagcctgtgtaccacaatgaagagtagcccccactcaccgcaactaaagaaagccaatgcacagcaaaaagacccaa is a genomic window of Hippopotamus amphibius kiboko isolate mHipAmp2 chromosome 15, mHipAmp2.hap2, whole genome shotgun sequence containing:
- the LOC130836289 gene encoding olfactory receptor-like protein OLF4, which encodes MEQGNDTRISEFILLGLSKEPELQPLLYGLFLCMYLITVFGNLLIILAVSLDSHLHTPMYFFLSNLSFVDICFTSTTIPKMLWNIQTWDKVITYEGCIIQMYFFIMLAGLDNFLLAVMAYDRFVAICHPLHYTVIMNPKLCGILVLVTWIISVLHSLLQSLMVLRLSFCREVKISHYFCELNQIVQLACSDNFLNNMVMNVAAGLLGGGPLTGIFYSYFKIVCSIHGISSAQGKYKAFSTCVSHLSVVSLFYCTSLGVYLSSEASHSSQSSAVASVMYTVVTPMLNPFIYSLRNKDLKRALNVFFRMAAIKGPVVLG